A genomic window from Leptolyngbya sp. BL0902 includes:
- a CDS encoding NAD(P)H-dependent flavin oxidoreductase, translated as MTALPPLTLGIHTVPYPIIQGGMGIRISGANLAAAVANAGGIGIISAVGLGMNSPYFDIDEKSPKKRQEQFFEANRLALIDELQKARALSPKGIIGVNIMVAARDYETLAPTAADHGANLIISGAGLPLGLPGLTAHRPEVALVPIISSVRAAQVVCKKWQRNFNRLPDAFVVENPQSAGGHLGAKAEELGDPAISSEAVIPALVKYLADTYDSPIPVIAAGGIYSHETLVKALALGASGVQIGTRFIATEECDADPRYKEFHLNADPADVVLVPSPVGLPGRALRTPFVDRVMAGELPGEKSQCFANCLQVCKFRDKRETYCILRALDRACRGDVENGLVFSGSHVGQGDRLVPVAEVMRELVVG; from the coding sequence ATGACTGCTCTACCCCCGCTCACCCTCGGTATCCACACCGTACCCTATCCCATCATTCAAGGCGGCATGGGGATTCGTATCTCCGGCGCTAATTTGGCGGCGGCGGTGGCCAATGCTGGCGGAATTGGGATTATTTCGGCAGTGGGCCTAGGGATGAACTCCCCCTACTTTGACATTGACGAGAAAAGCCCGAAGAAGCGCCAAGAACAGTTTTTTGAGGCCAATCGCCTCGCCCTCATCGACGAGCTGCAAAAGGCCCGTGCCCTCAGCCCCAAGGGGATCATCGGCGTCAACATTATGGTGGCCGCACGCGACTATGAAACCCTAGCCCCCACCGCCGCCGATCATGGGGCCAACCTGATTATCTCCGGGGCTGGATTGCCGCTGGGTCTGCCCGGTCTCACCGCCCATCGGCCCGAGGTGGCCCTGGTGCCGATTATTTCCAGCGTGCGGGCTGCTCAGGTGGTGTGCAAAAAGTGGCAGCGCAACTTTAACCGTCTGCCCGATGCCTTTGTGGTGGAAAATCCCCAATCTGCCGGGGGCCACCTGGGGGCCAAGGCCGAGGAACTGGGCGATCCCGCCATTAGTTCCGAAGCGGTGATCCCCGCCCTGGTCAAGTATCTGGCCGACACCTACGATAGCCCCATCCCTGTGATTGCCGCCGGGGGCATCTATAGCCACGAAACCTTGGTGAAGGCCCTCGCCCTAGGGGCTAGCGGTGTGCAAATTGGCACCCGATTCATCGCCACCGAGGAATGCGACGCCGACCCCCGCTACAAAGAATTTCACCTCAACGCCGATCCGGCGGACGTGGTGCTGGTGCCTAGCCCCGTGGGCCTGCCGGGACGCGCCCTCCGCACTCCCTTTGTGGATCGGGTGATGGCTGGGGAACTGCCGGGGGAAAAAAGCCAGTGTTTTGCCAACTGCCTTCAGGTGTGCAAATTCCGCGATAAACGGGAAACCTACTGTATCCTTCGCGCCCTAGATCGGGCCTGCCGGGGGGATGTGGAAAACGGCCTGGTGTTTTCTGGTAGCCACGTCGGCCAAGGGGATCGACTGGTACCTGTTGCCGAGGTCATGCGGGAATTGGTGGTTGGGTAA
- a CDS encoding right-handed parallel beta-helix repeat-containing protein: protein MASPSLLPLISALPVVLVAVPLAAVANPTPPPPDLLLTATSMAQTTGVPAQIADPSTFFFLVAQAENPAADPAANGTEDPGNPAASETEAFGDPGASSVDLRVRPRVGAGYSTDGGGYPSLGRFEAFVPVWQTVGEAVSFLEGRIVVNSDDTVAGGAALGYRGYSPTADRIRGGYLGFDLRGTSGGTFSQLGTGYESLGRNWDFRINGYLPVGDRERTLRDETIDVGFQASTRFQGNLLLLETERQRLRLLDQESALGGFDAEAGTRLAGWETGDLKGFGGVYLQGAPSLGSYLGWRLRLAADITPNFNSGLALQGDGLFGTRLVFSVGATFPGIRPAGEIPDADQVRARLGEPTARQPEIAVQITSEREELVERASQALQNPEREEDYRFQHVVLGRSGGDGTFENPFGTVQDALDATVSDGNDVVYVDGATDVLIPALTIPDQVQLLSQGPRQQLAGLPFSGFEITPTRLPFSATVNYVDGIVVELPFSGDGNFPRMDGATLGNRTVLAGFRFEDVAGNAVVGNGVSNVELRNNTITNPGQRGIFLNDVGGSVILFDNVANGARGTAADSGQGILIRNTTTLNAANITIAGFQANRNRVGMELAAIGSLTPREAPNQIIIVGPSNPNNTSIGLSPGTTITNSLSNNREGGLRIVAADLGGQEVIVEGTTISNNGGDGVTVLGGTPGGSLISFQEVDIRDGVISNNRGNGLRIQANESATQEFNLDRNQITNNDGAGLISVANDLALQEFVLKTDLGSLGIGENLISGNGGPGLSFTTTNAETLLIELSQNQFENNDNGGLDIEVTADNTARVCFIAATNTGSPTIQLNNNTVGEFQVGDLPNLSANNDGASVNLNLVAPPPATFTNINRQVCL from the coding sequence ATGGCTAGCCCCTCTTTGTTGCCCCTGATCTCTGCGCTTCCGGTTGTCTTGGTAGCGGTGCCCCTGGCAGCGGTTGCCAACCCCACGCCCCCACCCCCCGATCTCCTACTCACAGCGACCTCGATGGCTCAAACCACGGGTGTTCCGGCGCAAATTGCGGATCCAAGCACCTTCTTCTTCCTGGTGGCCCAGGCAGAGAATCCAGCGGCTGACCCTGCCGCGAACGGGACTGAAGATCCAGGGAATCCTGCCGCTAGCGAAACCGAAGCCTTCGGCGATCCAGGGGCGTCCTCGGTGGATTTAAGGGTGCGGCCTCGTGTGGGGGCGGGCTACAGCACCGACGGCGGTGGCTATCCTTCCCTAGGGCGGTTTGAGGCGTTCGTTCCGGTCTGGCAAACCGTGGGGGAAGCCGTGAGCTTTCTGGAGGGCCGGATTGTCGTCAACAGTGACGACACCGTGGCCGGGGGCGCGGCCCTCGGCTATCGCGGCTATAGCCCAACGGCGGATCGTATCCGGGGTGGCTACCTAGGGTTTGACCTGCGCGGCACCTCCGGCGGCACCTTTTCCCAACTGGGCACGGGCTACGAAAGCCTGGGCCGAAACTGGGATTTTCGGATCAATGGCTACCTGCCCGTGGGCGACCGGGAGCGCACCCTGCGCGATGAAACCATTGATGTCGGCTTCCAAGCCTCCACCCGATTCCAGGGGAACCTGCTGCTGCTCGAAACCGAGCGCCAACGCCTGCGGTTATTGGATCAAGAAAGCGCCCTAGGTGGCTTTGATGCCGAGGCAGGCACCCGTTTGGCGGGCTGGGAAACGGGGGATTTGAAAGGGTTTGGCGGTGTTTACCTTCAGGGTGCGCCGAGTTTGGGCAGTTACCTGGGTTGGCGGCTGCGGCTGGCGGCGGATATCACCCCCAACTTCAACAGTGGGCTGGCGTTGCAGGGGGATGGCCTGTTTGGCACGCGGCTGGTCTTTTCCGTGGGGGCCACCTTTCCCGGCATTCGCCCCGCTGGGGAAATCCCTGACGCCGACCAGGTACGCGCCCGCCTAGGAGAGCCCACCGCCCGACAGCCGGAAATTGCCGTGCAAATCACCTCCGAGCGCGAGGAACTGGTGGAACGAGCGTCCCAAGCCTTGCAAAACCCAGAGCGGGAGGAAGACTACCGTTTCCAGCATGTGGTGCTGGGCCGCAGCGGTGGCGATGGCACCTTTGAAAATCCCTTTGGCACCGTTCAAGACGCCCTCGATGCCACGGTGAGCGACGGCAACGATGTGGTCTATGTGGACGGGGCCACGGACGTGCTGATTCCTGCCCTCACCATCCCCGACCAGGTGCAGTTGCTCTCCCAGGGGCCACGGCAGCAACTTGCGGGCCTTCCCTTCTCCGGCTTTGAGATTACCCCCACCCGCCTGCCCTTTTCCGCCACCGTAAACTATGTCGATGGCATTGTGGTGGAACTGCCCTTCTCTGGGGACGGCAACTTCCCCCGCATGGATGGCGCAACCCTGGGCAACCGCACGGTGCTGGCGGGCTTCCGGTTCGAGGACGTGGCGGGCAATGCCGTGGTGGGCAACGGCGTCAGCAATGTGGAACTGCGGAACAACACCATCACCAACCCCGGCCAGCGGGGGATTTTCCTTAACGATGTGGGCGGCAGCGTCATTCTGTTCGACAACGTGGCCAATGGGGCGCGAGGCACCGCCGCCGATTCGGGCCAGGGCATCCTAATTCGCAACACCACCACCTTGAACGCCGCCAACATCACCATTGCTGGATTCCAGGCCAATCGCAACCGGGTCGGCATGGAACTGGCGGCGATTGGATCCCTCACGCCCAGGGAAGCCCCCAACCAGATCATCATCGTTGGCCCCAGCAACCCCAACAACACCAGCATCGGCCTCAGCCCCGGCACCACGATCACCAACAGTCTCAGCAACAACCGAGAAGGGGGGCTGCGCATCGTAGCGGCGGATTTGGGGGGCCAGGAAGTGATTGTGGAAGGGACTACCATCAGCAACAATGGCGGCGATGGTGTAACGGTGTTGGGTGGCACTCCGGGAGGGAGCCTGATCAGCTTCCAGGAGGTGGACATTCGGGACGGCGTCATTTCTAACAACCGAGGCAACGGCCTCCGCATCCAGGCCAACGAGTCGGCCACCCAGGAATTCAACCTGGATCGCAACCAGATCACCAACAACGACGGCGCAGGCTTGATCAGCGTGGCCAATGATTTGGCGCTCCAGGAGTTTGTCCTCAAGACCGACCTAGGTTCTCTGGGCATTGGCGAGAACCTGATTTCCGGCAACGGTGGCCCCGGCCTCAGCTTTACCACCACCAACGCCGAAACCCTGCTGATTGAACTGTCCCAAAACCAGTTCGAGAACAACGACAACGGCGGGCTCGATATCGAAGTGACGGCGGACAATACGGCGCGGGTGTGCTTTATTGCCGCCACCAACACTGGGAGCCCCACAATTCAACTCAATAACAACACGGTGGGCGAGTTCCAGGTGGGCGACTTGCCCAATCTCTCGGCCAACAACGACGGGGCCAGCGTCAACCTCAACCTAGTCGCGCCCCCCCCTGCCACCTTCACCAACATCAACCGCCAGGTCTGCCTCTAG
- a CDS encoding 6-carboxytetrahydropterin synthase, which yields MKCIINRRAEFSASHRYWLPELSEVANAEQFGPCAKAPGHGHNYVLYVAMEGDLDEYGMVLNLSDVKHVIKREVTSQLDFAYLNDVWPEFQHTLPTTEYLAKVIWDRLMPHLPIVNIQLFEHPELWADYQGNAMDAYLTISTHFSAAHRLASPKLSYEENCEIYGKCARPHGHGHNYHLEVTVKGQIDPRTGMLVDLAQLQTVIDDTVVEPFDHTFLNKDIPYFAEVVPTAENIAVHIRDLLQAPIAALGASLHKVKLIESPNNSAEVYCAVEPTSTTAAAVPELATV from the coding sequence ATGAAATGTATTATTAACCGTCGGGCGGAGTTTTCGGCCAGTCATCGCTATTGGCTACCGGAACTCTCGGAGGTGGCCAATGCCGAGCAGTTTGGCCCCTGCGCTAAGGCTCCGGGCCACGGTCATAACTACGTGCTCTATGTGGCCATGGAGGGCGATCTAGACGAGTATGGCATGGTGCTCAACCTCTCGGATGTGAAGCATGTCATCAAGCGGGAAGTAACCAGCCAGCTCGATTTTGCCTACCTCAACGACGTGTGGCCCGAATTTCAGCACACCCTCCCGACAACGGAATACCTGGCCAAGGTGATTTGGGATCGGCTGATGCCGCACCTGCCCATCGTCAATATTCAACTGTTTGAACACCCCGAACTCTGGGCCGATTATCAAGGAAATGCCATGGACGCCTACCTCACCATCAGCACCCATTTCAGTGCCGCCCATCGGCTGGCTTCGCCGAAGCTGAGCTATGAAGAAAACTGCGAAATCTACGGCAAATGCGCCCGCCCCCACGGCCACGGCCACAACTATCATTTAGAAGTCACGGTGAAGGGCCAGATTGACCCTCGCACCGGAATGCTGGTGGACTTGGCCCAGTTGCAAACCGTCATTGATGACACCGTGGTCGAGCCCTTTGACCACACCTTTTTGAATAAAGACATTCCCTACTTTGCCGAAGTGGTGCCCACCGCCGAAAACATTGCGGTTCACATCCGGGATCTGCTGCAAGCGCCCATCGCCGCCCTAGGGGCCAGCCTGCACAAGGTGAAGCTGATCGAAAGCCCCAACAACTCCGCCGAGGTCTACTGCGCCGTTGAGCCGACCAGCACTACCGCCGCCGCTGTGCCTGAACTGGCTACGGTATAG